A window of Bacteroidota bacterium contains these coding sequences:
- a CDS encoding amino acid adenylation domain-containing protein, producing MSYPSLKERIRLSAVKFPEHTALSEPALYNSSGRTISYNDLSLAAESFATFLATHSIGPGKRVAMIIPKSIDAVVTMIACLYSNTTCIPIDPELPAERIKLLLRDADPHALVAHPDYFPAETPCRQQFMSSGKISSVNASVTFLPAGDHSPEDNIAAILYTSGSTGLPKGVCLSDENISSFVQWGLETFNVNEHDHFSSIAPLHFDLSTFDIWTALSAGGRISLFDHRIIKNAKMLSLLLAQERITVTYATPSLLGTLVNFGDLQRNDHSKMRLVLFAGEIFPVKILHQLMNTWNRAKFFNLYGPTETNVCSHFEIPRPVDTKRTEPWPIGKICNQLDHKISEEMELLISGPNVAKGYWKRNDLSETVFVNIDGKIYYHTGDRVEKDAAGNFVFTGRLDRMIKRRGYRVEPGEIENIICSMNSVIECAVKGEPGNDGMNILAAYIVTENEKKSSFMEVKQFCAQQLPAYMIPDKIVFMNTLPKTSSGKIDYGHL from the coding sequence GTGAGCTATCCTTCGCTGAAAGAACGTATCCGCCTTTCCGCAGTAAAATTTCCGGAACATACCGCCCTGTCCGAACCTGCTCTCTATAATTCCTCGGGGAGAACTATTTCCTATAACGATCTTTCGCTCGCTGCAGAGTCATTCGCAACTTTTCTGGCCACCCATAGCATTGGACCGGGCAAAAGAGTGGCGATGATCATTCCCAAATCGATAGACGCGGTGGTTACTATGATCGCCTGTTTGTATTCCAACACAACCTGCATTCCCATTGACCCTGAATTGCCCGCCGAAAGAATAAAATTACTCCTGCGTGATGCAGATCCGCACGCGCTCGTTGCACACCCGGACTATTTCCCGGCGGAAACTCCCTGCCGGCAACAATTCATGTCGTCGGGAAAAATTAGCAGCGTGAATGCGTCCGTCACTTTTCTTCCTGCCGGGGATCATTCACCGGAAGATAATATTGCAGCCATCCTTTATACTTCCGGTTCAACCGGCCTTCCGAAAGGAGTTTGCCTTTCCGATGAAAATATTTCTTCATTCGTTCAATGGGGGCTGGAAACTTTCAATGTGAATGAACACGATCATTTTTCTTCCATCGCACCGCTTCACTTCGATCTTTCCACTTTCGATATCTGGACCGCATTATCAGCCGGTGGAAGAATTTCGCTCTTCGATCACCGCATCATCAAAAATGCGAAAATGCTTTCTTTACTGCTTGCGCAGGAACGGATCACCGTTACTTATGCAACGCCGAGTTTATTGGGAACGCTTGTGAATTTCGGCGATCTGCAGCGTAATGATCATTCGAAAATGCGTCTCGTACTTTTTGCCGGAGAAATTTTTCCGGTTAAAATTCTTCACCAGTTGATGAACACCTGGAACCGCGCGAAATTTTTCAACCTCTACGGGCCAACGGAAACCAACGTCTGTTCTCATTTTGAAATTCCGCGCCCTGTCGATACGAAAAGAACAGAACCCTGGCCTATTGGAAAAATATGCAATCAACTCGATCATAAAATTTCAGAAGAAATGGAATTGCTCATCTCCGGCCCCAATGTAGCGAAGGGTTACTGGAAGAGAAATGATCTCAGTGAAACGGTTTTTGTGAACATCGACGGAAAAATATATTATCACACCGGAGATCGTGTTGAAAAAGATGCCGCTGGAAATTTCGTTTTTACGGGGCGCCTCGACCGCATGATCAAGCGCCGCGGTTACCGCGTAGAGCCGGGCGAAATAGAGAATATTATCTGTTCGATGAATAGTGTGATCGAATGTGCAGTGAAAGGAGAACCCGGTAATGACGGAATGAATATCCTCGCCGCTTACATCGTGACAGAGAATGAAAAAAAATCTTCTTTCATGGAGGTGAAACAATTCTGCGCACAACAACTTCCCGCCTATATGATCCCCGATAAAATCGTTTTCATGAACACACTTCCGAAAACGAGTAGCGGAAAAATTGATTATGGGCATCTCTAA
- a CDS encoding acyl carrier protein, producing MSNENEIRNVIRTFITENVFQGNDKGELKDDTKLISSRLMDSIVALKLVSHLEEHFKIEFEAHEVDQDNLDTISQMTKFVQSKMK from the coding sequence ATGAGCAACGAAAACGAAATCAGGAATGTGATCCGCACCTTCATTACGGAAAATGTTTTCCAGGGAAATGACAAGGGCGAACTCAAAGACGATACAAAACTCATCAGTTCACGATTGATGGATTCCATCGTCGCATTGAAACTCGTAAGCCATCTCGAGGAACATTTTAAAATTGAATTCGAAGCGCACGAAGTGGACCAGGATAACCTGGATACCATTTCGCAAATGACAAAATTCGTTCAATCGAAAATGAAGTGA